Proteins found in one Oreochromis niloticus isolate F11D_XX linkage group LG22, O_niloticus_UMD_NMBU, whole genome shotgun sequence genomic segment:
- the necap1 gene encoding adaptin ear-binding coat-associated protein 1: MSHYHNSHINNSWTKMAAEGEYESILCVKPDVNVYRIPPRASNRAYRAADWKLDAPDWSGRMRITAKGKVAYVKLEDKISGELFAQAPVKEYPGIAVETVSDSSRYFVLRIQDDNGRSAFIGVGFGDRGDAFDFNVALQDHFKWVKQETELSKNAQLGDSGPKLDLGFKEGQTITLNIGQGKKRDKPRPQGSGGFGLLPPPPGGKIAPPPSSGLSNHNIVPQTGSTATGCLLELDSSNSNTVVQSNTSSDLLWGEFSAPASSVPPPSRPQNTANWIQF; encoded by the exons ATGAGTCACTACCACAACTCCCACATCAATAACAGTTGGACCAAGATGGCGGCCGAGGGAGAGTACGAGTCGATCCTGTGCGTTAAACCCGATGTCAACGTTTACCGTATCCCGCCGCGAGCTTCAAACCGAGCGTACAG GGCAGCTGATTGGAAGCTCGATGCCCCAGACTGGTCAGGTCGAATGAGGATCACAGCCAAGGGCAAAGTGGCCTACGTTAAACTGGAGGACAAAATCTCAG GGGAGCTGTTTGCCCAGGCACCAGTGAAGGAGTATCCTGGTATTGCAGTGGAAACCGTCAGCGACTCCAGCCGCTACTTTGTTCTGCGGATACAGGATGACAACG GTCGCAGTGCTTTCATAGGAGTTGGTTTTGGTGACCGAGGGGATGCTTTTGACTTCAACGTGGCTTTGCAGGATCATTTCAA ATGGGTGAAACAAGAGACCGAACTCAGTAAAAATGCCCAGCTCGGGGATTCAGGACCAAAGCTGGACTTGGGCTTTAAGGAAGGGCAGACCATCACACTCAACATAGGG CAAGGGAAAAAGAGGGATAAGCCCCGCCCACAAGGATCGGGTGGATTTGGACTTCTCCCACCACCACCTGGAGGCAAGATAGCTCCTCCTCCTTCATCAGGGTTATCGAATCACAACATAGTCCCACAGACGGGAAGCACAGCGACAG gCTGCCTGCTGGAGCTGGACAGTAGTAACTCCAACACAGTGGTTCAGTCAAACACTAGTTCAGATCTTCTTTGGGGAGAATTTTCTGCTCCTGCAAG ctctGTTCCACCTCCGTCTCGACCACAAAACACCGCAAACTGGATCCAGTTTTGA
- the epn1b gene encoding epsin-1 isoform X1, which translates to MTSSMLRRQLKNLVQNYSEAEVKVREATSNDPWGPSSSQMADISDLTYNVVACNEIMTMLWKRLKDDKNWRHIHKSLTLLEYLLKTGDDRVLLKMKDNIYIVKALTEYRFVEKDGKDQGVNVREKAKVVLVLMEDDEKLKEEREFAVKTREKTSKSAAASSADNVKDPNYKPCYVPGTTGLPSLDNIPSVADLTASFAARKEERLKQEAEKKEAERRAKMSEEELKWEDANKGSDVKIDAWGGEKEEEVKTDPWGAPKEPKEAVDPWGTPSRPDTTETAASSDPWGAPTSTDKDPFAAEQTNDDPFVAPKNGEDPFAAPKNGEDPFVAPKNGEDPFSASKDDPFNTPKDSSDPFSAPKDTQDPFAAQKDKPDPFSSSNNDPFNAPKDDPFKAPKDDPFITPKADPFSTPKEDPFSAPKEDPFITPKDDPFNAPKDDPFSSPKDDPFSAPALTPPKEDPFAEPSSGKEDPFTAPTTPPKEDPFSAPTKPAQDPFAAPTTPPKEDPFSTPSLLAKDDPFAAPTSPPQEDPFSTRSKPTKEDPFAAPTTPPKPDPFTAPSSPPKVDATDPFDAPLVSSPQSSTDAWGPPATSPPATGSDPWGTTASASSTISNSDPFGDASKADNDPWGPPASAPASTDDAWGAPAPPLDSSPSSDPFGDGASKSNDPWGASSNTSGNGTGTHLKQEDTMYRKTASFLGSAGASLVDLDDLFSSDPKPRQRPLIDTQTQAIGTFKAAGMTSSPMLKSGAFAETSPSYSNPFISTIASPHGAPTPISGANNPSASLNTLGMSNSSTSMIHASQMGPETGMLNPIYIHESPQLGHNMNSPVGGVGMVQFGYPGSLLMGTGIIHSGVFQGNHPSGDGQFRSSVPQAGAEVVSGSGSDEIVNKNNPFLF; encoded by the exons ATGACGTCCTCTATGCTCCGTCGACAGCTGAAGAACCTGGTCCAGAACTACTCTGAGGCCGAGGTCAAG GTGAGAGAGGCGACATCCAATGACCCATGGGGCCCATCCAGCTCTCAGATGGCCGACATTTCTGACCTAACGTACAACGTTGTGGCCTGTAATGAGATCATGACAATGCTCTGGAAACGTCTGAAAGACGACAAGAACTGGAGACATATCCACAAG TCCCTGACACTCCTGGAGTACCTGCTGAAGACCGGTGATGATCGCGTGCTTCTGAAAATGAAAGACAACATCTACATTGTCAAAGCTCTCACAGAGTACCGCTTTGTAGAAAAGGATGGCAAAGATCAG GGTGTAAATGTGAGAGAGAAGGCCAAGGTTGTTCTTGTTCTTATGGAGGACGATGAGAAACTAAAGGAAGAGCGAGAGTTTGCTGTCAAGACCAGAGAAAAGACATCAAAAAGTGCAGCTG CATCATCTGCGGACAACGTCAAGGATCCAAACTATAAGCCGTGTTATGTACCTGGGACCACAGGGCTTCCATCTTTGGACAACATACCCTCTGTAGCTGACTTGACTGCTTCCTTCGCCGCCCGCAAAGAAGAGCGGCTTAAACAGGAAGCTGAAAAGAAAGAAGCCGAGAGACGG GCCAAGATGAGTGAAGAGGAGCTAAAATGGGAGGATGCTAATAAAGGTTCTGATGTTAAAATTGATGCTTGGggaggagagaaagaagaggaagtaaAAACGGACCCATGGGGAGCTCCCAAAGAACCTAAGGAGGCCGTAGATCCATGGGGCACCCCCTCAAGACCTGACACAACTGAAACCGCAGCTAGCAGTGATCCCTGGGGGGCTCCAACAAGTACTGATAAAGATCCATTTGCAGCAGAACAAACTAATGATGATCCTTTTGTGGCACCAAAAAATGGGGAAGATCCTTTTGCAGCACCGAAAAATGGGGAAGATCCTTTTGTGGCACCGAAAAATGGGGAAGATCCCTTTAGTGCATCAAAAGATGACCCTTTCAACACCCCAAAGGACAGTTCAGACCCTTTCAGTGCCCCCAAAGACACGCAGGATCCATTTGCTGCTCAGAAAGATAAACCAGACCCTTTCAGCTCTTCTAACAATGATCCGTTTAATGCTCCAAAGGATGATCCTTTCAAAGCTCCAAAAGATGACCCATTTATCACCCCAAAAGCTGATCCTTTTAGTACTCCAAAAGAGGATCCCTTTAGTGCCCCTAAAGAAGATCCTTTCATTACCCCAAAAGATGATCCATTTAATGCACCTAAAGACGATCCATTTAGCTCTCCAAAAGATGATCCCTTCAGTGCACCAGCATTAACACCCCCTAAAGAGGACCCATTTGCAGAACCGTCATCAGGGAAAGAGGACCCTTTCACTGCTCCCACAACACCACCTAAAGAAGATCCTTTCTCAGCACCAACCAAACCTGCTCAAGATCCCTTTGCTGCACCAACAACACCACCCAAAGAGGATCCGTTCTCTACGCCATCTTTACTTGCAAAAGATGACCCCTTCGCTGCCCCAACATCTCCACCTCAAGAGGATCCCTTCTCCACAAGATCCAAACCAACCAAGGAAGATCCCTTTGCTGCACCAACAACACCACCTAAACCAGACCCATTCACAGCGCCATCCAGTCCACCAAAGGTAGATGCCACAGATCCCTTCGATGCCCCTCTAGTGAGCTCGCCTCAGAGTAGCACAGATGCATGGGGACCCCCAGCCACTTCTCCACCAGCCACCGGATCAGATCCCTGGGGGACCACGGCAAGTGCTTCTTCAACCATCAGTAATTCTGATCCATTTGGAGATGCATCCAAAGCAGACAATGACCCATGGGGGCCTCCAG CTTCGGCTCCTGCCAGTACAGATGATGCATGGGGTGCACCTGCTCCACCTTTAGACTCCTCCCCATCTAGTGACCCCTTTGGAGATGGAGCATCTAAATCCAATGACCCCTGGGGTGCATCAAGCAACACAAGTGGCAACGGCACAG gAACGCACTTGAAGCAGGAAGACACGATGTATCGAAAGACTGCTTCCTTCTTGGGCTCGGCAGGGGCATCACTGGTTGACTTGGACGATCTGTTTTCATCTGACCCCAAACCCAGACAGCGCCCTCTCATTGACACCCAAACACAAGCCATTG GCACTTTCAAAGCAGCAGGCATGACATCCAGCCCTATGCTAAAATCAGGAGCTTTTGCTGAAACATCACCCTCATACTCCAACCCTTTCATTTCGACCATAGCTTCCCCCCATGGTGCACCAACTCCCATTTCTGGAGCTAACAATCCTTCAGCATCACTGAATACTCTGGGAATGTCTAATTCTTCCACCAGTATGATTCATGCATCTCAGATGGGTCCAGAAACGGGAATGCTAAATCCCATTTATATCCATGAGAGTCCACAATTAGGACACAACATGAACTCCCCCGTTGGAGGAGTGGGAATGGTGCAGTTTGGATATCCAGGCTCCCTCTTAATGGGAACTGGAATCATTCACTCAGGTGTCTTTCAAGGGAATCACCCATCAGGTGACGGTCAGTTTAGAAGCTCCGTCCCACAGGCCGGCGCTGAAGTCGTCTCAGGCAGCGGGTCAGATGAGATTGTGAACAAAAATAATCCATTCCTGTTCTGA
- the epn1b gene encoding epsin-1 isoform X2 yields MTSSMLRRQLKNLVQNYSEAEVKVREATSNDPWGPSSSQMADISDLTYNVVACNEIMTMLWKRLKDDKNWRHIHKSLTLLEYLLKTGDDRVLLKMKDNIYIVKALTEYRFVEKDGKDQGVNVREKAKVVLVLMEDDEKLKEEREFAVKTREKTSKSAAASSADNVKDPNYKPCYVPGTTGLPSLDNIPSVADLTASFAARKEERLKQEAEKKEAERRAKMSEEELKWEDANKGSDVKIDAWGGEKEEEVKTDPWGAPKEPKEAVDPWGTPSRPDTTETAASSDPWGAPTSTDKDPFAAEQTNDDPFVAPKNGEDPFAAPKNGEDPFVAPKNGEDPFSASKDDPFNTPKDSSDPFSAPKDTQDPFAAQKDKPDPFSSSNNDPFNAPKDDPFKAPKDDPFITPKADPFSTPKEDPFSAPKEDPFITPKDDPFNAPKDDPFSSPKDDPFSAPALTPPKEDPFAEPSSGKEDPFTAPTTPPKEDPFSAPTKPAQDPFAAPTTPPKEDPFSTPSLLAKDDPFAAPTSPPQEDPFSTRSKPTKEDPFAAPTTPPKPDPFTAPSSPPKVDATDPFDAPLVSSPQSSTDAWGPPATSPPATGSDPWGTTASASSTISNSDPFGDASKADNDPWGPPASAPASTDDAWGAPAPPLDSSPSSDPFGDGASKSNDPWGASSNTSGNGTGTHLKQEDTMYRKTASFLGSAGASLVDLDDLFSSDPKPRQRPLIDTQTQAIEGQVSKAMTERGGVMRKAGEARVEEKTLQGAKGRESNRWTWED; encoded by the exons ATGACGTCCTCTATGCTCCGTCGACAGCTGAAGAACCTGGTCCAGAACTACTCTGAGGCCGAGGTCAAG GTGAGAGAGGCGACATCCAATGACCCATGGGGCCCATCCAGCTCTCAGATGGCCGACATTTCTGACCTAACGTACAACGTTGTGGCCTGTAATGAGATCATGACAATGCTCTGGAAACGTCTGAAAGACGACAAGAACTGGAGACATATCCACAAG TCCCTGACACTCCTGGAGTACCTGCTGAAGACCGGTGATGATCGCGTGCTTCTGAAAATGAAAGACAACATCTACATTGTCAAAGCTCTCACAGAGTACCGCTTTGTAGAAAAGGATGGCAAAGATCAG GGTGTAAATGTGAGAGAGAAGGCCAAGGTTGTTCTTGTTCTTATGGAGGACGATGAGAAACTAAAGGAAGAGCGAGAGTTTGCTGTCAAGACCAGAGAAAAGACATCAAAAAGTGCAGCTG CATCATCTGCGGACAACGTCAAGGATCCAAACTATAAGCCGTGTTATGTACCTGGGACCACAGGGCTTCCATCTTTGGACAACATACCCTCTGTAGCTGACTTGACTGCTTCCTTCGCCGCCCGCAAAGAAGAGCGGCTTAAACAGGAAGCTGAAAAGAAAGAAGCCGAGAGACGG GCCAAGATGAGTGAAGAGGAGCTAAAATGGGAGGATGCTAATAAAGGTTCTGATGTTAAAATTGATGCTTGGggaggagagaaagaagaggaagtaaAAACGGACCCATGGGGAGCTCCCAAAGAACCTAAGGAGGCCGTAGATCCATGGGGCACCCCCTCAAGACCTGACACAACTGAAACCGCAGCTAGCAGTGATCCCTGGGGGGCTCCAACAAGTACTGATAAAGATCCATTTGCAGCAGAACAAACTAATGATGATCCTTTTGTGGCACCAAAAAATGGGGAAGATCCTTTTGCAGCACCGAAAAATGGGGAAGATCCTTTTGTGGCACCGAAAAATGGGGAAGATCCCTTTAGTGCATCAAAAGATGACCCTTTCAACACCCCAAAGGACAGTTCAGACCCTTTCAGTGCCCCCAAAGACACGCAGGATCCATTTGCTGCTCAGAAAGATAAACCAGACCCTTTCAGCTCTTCTAACAATGATCCGTTTAATGCTCCAAAGGATGATCCTTTCAAAGCTCCAAAAGATGACCCATTTATCACCCCAAAAGCTGATCCTTTTAGTACTCCAAAAGAGGATCCCTTTAGTGCCCCTAAAGAAGATCCTTTCATTACCCCAAAAGATGATCCATTTAATGCACCTAAAGACGATCCATTTAGCTCTCCAAAAGATGATCCCTTCAGTGCACCAGCATTAACACCCCCTAAAGAGGACCCATTTGCAGAACCGTCATCAGGGAAAGAGGACCCTTTCACTGCTCCCACAACACCACCTAAAGAAGATCCTTTCTCAGCACCAACCAAACCTGCTCAAGATCCCTTTGCTGCACCAACAACACCACCCAAAGAGGATCCGTTCTCTACGCCATCTTTACTTGCAAAAGATGACCCCTTCGCTGCCCCAACATCTCCACCTCAAGAGGATCCCTTCTCCACAAGATCCAAACCAACCAAGGAAGATCCCTTTGCTGCACCAACAACACCACCTAAACCAGACCCATTCACAGCGCCATCCAGTCCACCAAAGGTAGATGCCACAGATCCCTTCGATGCCCCTCTAGTGAGCTCGCCTCAGAGTAGCACAGATGCATGGGGACCCCCAGCCACTTCTCCACCAGCCACCGGATCAGATCCCTGGGGGACCACGGCAAGTGCTTCTTCAACCATCAGTAATTCTGATCCATTTGGAGATGCATCCAAAGCAGACAATGACCCATGGGGGCCTCCAG CTTCGGCTCCTGCCAGTACAGATGATGCATGGGGTGCACCTGCTCCACCTTTAGACTCCTCCCCATCTAGTGACCCCTTTGGAGATGGAGCATCTAAATCCAATGACCCCTGGGGTGCATCAAGCAACACAAGTGGCAACGGCACAG gAACGCACTTGAAGCAGGAAGACACGATGTATCGAAAGACTGCTTCCTTCTTGGGCTCGGCAGGGGCATCACTGGTTGACTTGGACGATCTGTTTTCATCTGACCCCAAACCCAGACAGCGCCCTCTCATTGACACCCAAACACAAGCCATTG AAGGACAGGTCAGCAAGGCCATGACTGAGAGAGGAGGCGTGATGAGGAAGGCAGGCGAGGCGAGAGTGGAGGAAAAGACACTGCAGGGAGCAAAGGGGAGGGAAAGTAACAGATGGACTTGGGAGGATTAG